Genomic DNA from Flavobacterium sp. N502540:
AAAAGGAAGTATTCAGTTTTCTTTAACCGATGAAGAATGGGGGCGCTATTTGATACGTGTTGCCGATCACACAGACGGACACGCAACTGCTTTAACCGTAAATATTGACTGGCCAATCTGGTCTGGAAAAACCCGTAACAGAGATGCATCTACAGCCAATATGCTGGTATTCTCTACCGATAAGAAGAATTATGCTGTAGGCGAAAAAGCACAGATATCTTTTCCTTCCAGTGAAGGAGGCCGCGCTTTGATTTCGATCGAAAACGGTTCAAAAGTGGTGCAGACCATCTGGGCCAAAACAAAACAGGGAGAAACTAAAGTTGAAATTCCGATTACGGCAGCAATGGCACCAAACGTGTATTTTAACATCACACTCTTGCAGCCACACGCTTCAACTAAAAACGATTCACCTATTCGTATGTATGGAATCGTTCCGATAGAAGTGGTGGATAAAAACACCATTTTAGCGCCAACGCTCTCTATGCCGGATGTTTTAAAACCGGAGCAGACTTTTACCGTAAAAGTGGGAGAGAAAACCGGAAAAGAAATGACATACACTATTGCAGTTGTAGATGAAGGACTTTTAGATTTAACCCGTTTTAAAACACCAAATGCCTGGGACAGTTTTTATGTACGTGAAGCCTTAGGAGTTAAAACCTGGGATATTTATGATGATGTGATCGGAGCATACGGAGGAAAAATAAATCAAATCTTCAGTATTGGTGGAGATCAGGATTTAGGTGGCGGTAAAGCCAAAAAAGCCAACCGATTTAAACCAGTAGTGTTGTACTACGGACCATTCAAATTAGAAAAAGGTCAAACGAAAGCACATCAGTTGAAATTGCCTAAATACATAGGTTCTGTTCGTACGATGGTCGTTGCTGGTGACGCCAGTACAAGTGCTTACGGAAGTGTCGAAAAAGCAACACCGGTTAAAAGTCCGTTGATGGTACTGGCTTCATTGCCTCGAAAAATATCGCCTTCAGAAAAAGTAACTATTCCGGTAACCGTTTTTGCTACCGAAAAGAATATTAAAAAGGTAACGATTCAGCTTAGAACAAGCGGCGGATTAAAAGTAATGGGAAGTGCTGCTCAAAGTCTGAGTTTTGCCCAACCTGACGAAAAAATGGCCTACTTTAATCTGGTAGTAGGTTCTGCTACCGGAATTGGAAAAGTGCAGGTAATTGCGACATCAGGAAAAGAGAAATCAGTATATGATGTAGAGATCGATATGACCAATCCTAATCCGGTTACAAATACATATACCGATGTTGTTTTACCTCCAAACAGCAGCAAAACTATTACCTGGAAGACCTTTGGAGTTTCCGGAAGCAATAAAGCCAGACTGGAAGTTTCATCAATGCCAACGATTAATCTCAATGGAAGACTGCAATATCTTATTCAGTATCCGCATGGCTGTGTAGAGCAAACTACTTCGTCTGTTTTTCCACAGTTGTTCTTAAGTGATATTGTTGATTTGGACAATACCCGAAAAGGAATCATTCAAAAGAATATAACGGCCGGAATTAGCAAGTTGGGAAGTTTTCAATTGCCATCAGGAGGCTTAACTTATTGGCAGGGAAGCACCACTGCCGATGATTGGGGGTCTTCTTATGCTGGACATTTCCTGATTGAAGCAGAGAAAAAAGGTTATGTTTTACCGATTAACTTTAAATCAAAATGGATTTCTTATCAGCAAAGAGAAGCCAAACAATGGCGTTTTGAACCTAAGTACGGTAATGATCTTGCTCAGGCTTACCGATTGTATACGCTGGCGCTGGCTGGCAATGCAGATTTGTCGTCGATGAACAGATTGCGCGAAACAAAAGGCATCTCAAACGAAAGTATGCTTCGTCTGGCCGCTGCCTATGTTTTGGCCGGACAAAAATCGGCAGGGCAAAATTTATTATTGCGCACCAGTATTGATAACGAGTCCAGCGAGTACAATTATTACTATTATGGATCAAGCGAGAGAAACAGAGCGATGGCTTTAGAAACGATGCTGCTTTTAGGACAAAAACAAAAAGCATTCACTATGGCTTCTAAATTGGCTAAAGAAATGTCGACCAACCAATGGATGAGCACGCAAACAACTGCTTATTGCCTGTATGCCATGTCTAAATTTGCTGCGGGCAATGGACCTAAAGGAATTAATCTTCAATTCAGTAAAAATGGAAAAGGGGAAACTATAAATACACAAAAAACAATTGCCGACAGAAGTTTAACAGTTCAGACAGGTGCTAATAGTGTTGTCCTGAAGAATCTTAAAAATAACACGGTTTACGTTAGAGTTTTAAATACCGGAATATTACCAATCGGACAGGAAAATGCGATTCAGAGTGATGTTTCTGCTACTATTGTTTTCAAAAACAGAAAAGGTGGTGTTATTAATGTTTCGAAAATCAGTCAGGGAACTGAATTTGTTGCCGAAGTTACGGTTAGAAACCAAAGAAATGAAAGCGTTCAGAATGTGGCATTGTCACAAATCTTGCCTTCAGGATTTGAAATCGTTAATACCCGTTTTACAGACTACGGTGATGCAGTCAATAATATTGCGGACTATATTGATATTCGCGACGACAGAACCAACTTCTATTTTGGAATGAAATCCAGAGAAACCAAAGTATTCAGAATTCTGTTGAATGCATCCTATTTAGGGAATTATTATTTACCGGGATTGCAGTGCGAAGCGATGTACGACAACACCTTCCTGGCCCGAACAAAAGGATTCTGGGTTGAGGTTGTGAAATAAATTATTGGTCATGATTTTTCGTCACGACTCGAGCGATAGCGAAGAGGCAAAGCAATTCTCGAATCTAAATTATTATAAATTAATTCGAGAATTCGTGGCAAAAAAATCGGTGTTAATCTGTACAATCTGTGGTTAATAAACTTTGTGTACTTTGTCGTAAAATATAGTTTCACACAGATTTTGCAGATCAGGCAGATAAAATAAAATCTGCCAAATCTGCGGAATCTGCGAGCAAAAAAACTTTGCGGACTTAGCGAATAACGTAGCGACTTCGCGGTTAAATAAATATTACGTTGAAAAAGAAACTTATCGCGTTTTCACAACGCATTATAAACTGGATTAAAAAGAACAAAATAAAATCAGCAATTGCATTTGTGCTCTTGCTGATTTATTATTTCTCCATTCCCCGAACATTGTTTAAAGAGCCGTACTCAACGGTTATCGAAAGTAAAGAAGGAGAGCTGTTAGGAGCAAAAATCGCTCCTGACGGACAATGGCGTTTTCCGGCGCAGGACAGTGTACCGGATAAATTCAAGAAATGTATTGTTTATTTTGAAGACGAGTATTTCTATAAACACCCCGGTTTTAATCCGGTTGCGATGGTAAATGCCATCAAACAGAACCAAAAAGCAGGAAAAGTAGTTCGCGGCGGAAGCACACTGACGCAACAAGTCATCCGATTGTCCCGAAAAGGAAAAGGAAGAACCTATTTTGAAAAATTGATCGAAATGATTCTCGCCACGCGATTGGAATTGGGATATTCTAAAGATGAAATTCTCGAGTTATATGCGGCCCATGCTCCATTTGGAGGAAATGTTGTCGGGCTCGAAATGGCTTCGTGGCGTTATTTTGGCGTGCAGTCTAATCAATTGTCGTGGGCAGAAAATGCTACACTGGCGGTTTTACCTAATGCACCGAGTCTGATTTATCCCGGAAAAAATCAAATCAAATTATTAAACAAGCGAAACCGACTCCTTCTTAAACTGCATAAAGAGGGCGTAATTGATCAGCAAACGTATGAACTTGCCATTGAAGAACCGTTGCCTCAAAAACCGTACGATTTACCTCAGATAGCACCTCATTTATTGCAAAGAGCCGCTAAAGATCAGAAAGGAACAAGGGTAAAGACAACGATTGATTATGCGCTGCAAAACAGAGTTAATCAAATCGCGAGATATTATTACAATCAATACAAGCAGAATGAAGTACACAATCTGGCGATTTTGGTCATTGATGTTTCCAATCGAAATGTAATCAGTTACGTGGGGAATGCTCCAACCGATAAAGACCATCAAAAAGATGTTGATATTATCGAAGCACCCAGAAGTACGGGGAGTATTTTGAAACCTCTTTTATATGCAGGTATGCTGGACGATGGTGAATTACTGCCGAATACTTTAGTTGCCGATATTCCAACGCAGATTGCAGGGTATACCCCGCAAAATTTCAATCTGACCTTTGACGGAGCGGTTCCGGCACATCGGGCTCTGTCGCGCTCTCTCAATATCCCTTCGGTTTTGATGCTGCAGGAGTTTGGCGTGAATAAATTTTATGAGGAATTGCAAAAGTTTAAATTGAAGGATATCAATAAAACACCCGATCATTATGGATTGTCTCTTATTTTAGGAGGGGCCGAAAGTAATTTGTGGGATTTATGCCGAACGTATGCAAATCTGTCTTCCACATTAAATTATTATGTTAAGAATCAGGCACAATACCGAACGAATGAATTTACGGAATTAAATTATAAGAGCAATTTTGAACCCGATTTTGGTTCCGAAAGTGATCAGAAGAACATCTTGGGTGCCGGATCAATTTGGTCAGCTTACAATGCCATGGAAGAGGTCAACAGACCGGAAGGAGATGAAGCCTGGAAGTTTTACGACAGCTCTCTTAAAATTGCGTGGAAAACCGGAACCAGTTTTGGTAATCGCGATGCTTGGGCAATTGGTACAAATTCAAGATATGTGGTGGGAATCTGGGTTGGGAATGCAACAGGCGAGGGCAGGCCTACTTTAACAGGAGTTACAAGTGCCGCACCGATTTTATTTGATGTTTTTAATTTACTGCCAAGACAAAGATGGTTTCAAACGCCTTATAAAGATTTAGCAGAAGTTGAGGTGTGTCGTTTAAGCGGCTATTTGGCCAAAGACGGCTGTCCGAAAATAAAGCAATGGGTTCCCAAAAAAGGGAAATCGACCAGTGTTTGTCCGTATCACAAAACGGTTCATCTCAATTCAACCGGACAGTTTCAGGTAAACAGCAGTTGTGAGAGTATTGATAATATTGTGACAAAAAACTGGTTTGTTTTACCTCCGGTTATGGCATGGTATTACAAGAGTCAGCATATTGAGTACTTGCCTTTGCCTCCGTTTAAAGAAGGCTGTCAGGGTACACAAACCACAACAATGGATTTTATTTATCCCAAAACCAATGGTAAAATTTATTTAACCAAAGATTTTAATAGCAAAGTTCAGCCCGTGATTTTAAAAGTAGCCTATTCCGAAAGAGAAAAAGAGCTTTTTTGGTACGTGGATGACGTTTATAAAGCCACCACAAAAACTTTTCACGAATTGCCGGTTACGCCAACTTCGGGAACGCATTATATCACAGTGGTAGATGCTTCTGGCAATGAAATCAGACGAAAAATTGAAATAGTGAGGGAATAAGATTTTTATAAAGAATATAATTCTGGTCCTAAAAGTGTTTTTTGATTTATATCAAACTTTATACTTTTGGGTTTATACACCTTTGTGTTCAATTAATATTAAATAAATTTTAAAATGAACAAAAAGTATTTTAAGTACATCAACACATTGTTTGTTGTAATTCCAATGACATTAATTATGGCATTTGTAGGGTTAATGCGCAATTATGGATTTGGAGAAGATTGGTTTTTAAAGTTTTTGAAAGCTTGGAGTGTGATGCTGCCTGTTGCCTATATTGCAGCCTTTATCATTATTCCAAATGCCAGAAAACTAGCAGAAAAGACAACTACAGGGTCCTAATCTGTAGTATGTTTTTAGGTTTACAATTAGAAGAAATTAAGAAATGAAAGAGCAACTCGCAAATTATATCAAAAGTATTATAACGGTTACCGAGGAAGAGCTGGTTGTAATTCTTTCTTACTTTAAATCTTCAACCGCAGAGAAGAATGAACTATTAGTGGTTCATGGGCAAACCAACCAACGAAGTTTTTTTGTTGGTTCCGGTTGTTTGCGAATCTATTTTATTACTGAAGATGGACAGGAAGCGACACGATATTTAGCGTTCGAAAATAATTTTGCAACAGCATTATGCAGTTTTATTTCAAACGAGCCGTCTTTAGAATTTATTCAGGCGTTAGAGCCAACGGAACTGTTATACATTTCGAGTAGCGATTTTTATTATCTATTGGAAGTTATTCCGGCTTGGGAGAAGTTCTATCGTTATTATTTAGAAAAAGCATATGTAAATAATACCAATAGACTCATGTCTTTTCTTACTCTTGATGCAACAGAAAGATACAAACAGCTAATGAGTATAAATCCCCAAATTATTCAGCGTTTATCCAATCGAATAGTAGCAACTTACCTGAATATTTCACAAGAAACATTAAGTAGACTAAAATCTAAGCGTTACTAAATTTTTACAAGATTATTGTGTGTGCGTGTCCGGCTGAGCGAAGTCGAAGCCCTTCTTTAATGAGAAAGCCTTCGACTCCGCTCAGGCTGACTGTCGTATCCAAAATGTTTTTTTGGGAATACGTAAAAAAGCGCACAAAAAAACCGCCAGTCTTTCGAAAGGCGGTTTTTGTTTTTTATTCTGAAATAACATTTCCTTTTTTATCATAGAAATGGTATTCTAAGTACGTGTAAGCGTCACGAGGTATGATTTTCACCCATTTCTTATGTTCAAAAAACCATTTTGAACGTAATGATGGAAAACCTTTACTGAGGTATGCAGCCACAAACGGATGTACATTAAGCACAACTTTTTTGTGGGTTTTTAGAATTCTATCTAAATCAGATGAGATTTTATCAATGATTAAAATTGGCGCTTCAATTTCGCCATGTTCATTGTTTGGATCTTCTTCTCTGGTTTTAATATTAACTTCTGGTCTTACGCGTTGTCTGGTAATCTGAACTAATCCAAATTTACTAGGCGGTAAGATTTTATGCTTTGCTTTATCGTCGCTCATTTCTTCTCGCAAGAAGTCGAACAAAACCTTCCTGTTTTCTGGATTAGACATATCGATAAAATCAACTACGATTATTCCGCCCATATCACGCAAACGAAGTTGTCTGGCAATTTCGGCGGCGGCAATCATATTCACTTCCATGGCAGTGTCTTCCTGGTTGGTTGCTTTATTTGAACGATTTCCGCTGTTTACGTCTATAACGTGAAGAGCTTCAGTGTGTTCGATAATAAGATAAGCACCTTTACTCATGGAGACGGTTCTTCCAAAAGAAGTTTTGATTTGTCTCTCTATATTGTATTTCTCAAAAATTGGAGTGTCATTTGATTGATAAAACTTAACAATCGATTGTTTTGAAGGTGCAATTTCTTGCAGATATTCCTTCGTTTGATGGTACAACTCTTCATCATCTATTTGAATACCACTAAAGGTATCGTTGAAAACGTCTCTTAATATTGAAGAAGCTCTGTTGAGTTCTCCTAATACTTTTGAGGGATGATGAGCAGTTGGTAATTTTTTACACATTGCAGTCCATCTGCCAAGCAGGTTCTGCAAATCTTTTTCTAATTCGGCTACGTTTTTGCCTTCGGCTACTGTGCGAACAATAACACCAAATCCTTTAGGTTTGATCGATAGAACAAGTTTTTTTAGACGATCCTTTTCCTTTTTATCTTCTATTTTTTGAGAAATAGAAACACGGTCAGAAAACGGAACGAGAACAATAAATCTTCCTGCCAGTGAAAGCTCAGCGCTTATCCTTGGGCCTTTGGTCGATATAGGTTCTTTTACAACTTGAACTAAAACAGATTGATTGGCACTTAAAATATCAGTAATGATGCCATCTTTGTCAATCTCTTTTTCAAACTGAAAGGTTTTTAGGGAGAAATCTTTTATTTTACCTGCGCTTACAAGTTTTATGAATTTCAGTTGGGAAGCTAAGTTTGGACCTAAGTCGTGATAATGTAAAAAAGCGTCTTTTTCGAAGCCTACATTTACAAAAGCAGCATTAAGTCCGGCAACTGGTTTTCGGATTTTAGCAATAAAAATATCACCAACCTGAAAGTTGCTTTTCTCTTCTTCTTTGTGTAATTCAATTAGTTTTCCATCTTTTAATAAGGCAAAATCTACGGCTTCAGAACTAGATCTAATGATTAATTCTTTATTCACACTGTAAATTTTTATCTGTTTTTTCAGAAAATAGAGTATAGAGAAAAGAGCATAGACTTTAAGAAAAATCTAAAATCTAAAATCTAAGATCTAAAATCTTATTTACAGATGGATTAAACAATATTTTTAACAGGTATTGAACCCGGGGGAATTTTTGTAAGCAGTTAGCAGTAGCAGTTAACAGTTTTAGGCTGCAAACTGTGACTGTTTACTGAGACTCAATTCCAATTTCAATGAACGTTTAAAAAGAAAAAAGTAGTTTAAAACTACTTTTTCTTCTTGTGACGGTTAGCTCTCGCTCTTTTTTTACGTTTGTGAGTAGCTACCTTATGTCTCTTTCTTTTTTTACCACTTGGCATATCGTGTCGATTTTATAATTAATTAATAGTATTACTTTGCTTCGTTATTTGTTTTTACTCCTTCTACAAAAACTTTTGCAGGTTTAAACGCAGGAATATTGTGTGCTGGAATTTTGATAGTGGTGTTCTTAGAAATGTTTCTACCAGTTTTTTCAGCTCTTGTTTTTACAATAAAACTTCCAAAACCTCTTAGGTAAACATTGTCTCCAGTTTCTAGTGAAGTTTTAACTTCTTCCATAAAAGTTTCAACTGTTGCTTGAACATCTCCTTTTTCAAGACCTAGTTTCTCCGAAATTTTCGCTACGATATCTGCTTTCGTCATTTTCTTTCCTATTTTATTTTATAAATGGTGTACTATTTTTTTGAGTTTGCAAATATAAGAATTAAAAAAATAATTAATCAAGCTAAATCGTTAAATTTTAATTACATAAACATTTACTTTTGTATTCTAAGTATTTTGCAATGAATTTTTCTAACGTGTTGATAAAATGGTATTTACAAAACAAACGTGATTTGCCATGGCGTAAAACGACCAATCCATACCATATTTGGCTCTCAGAAATTATGTTGCAACAGACTCGAGTTGCGCAAGGAACACCTTACTTTTTTGCTTTTACGAAGGAATTTCCTACTGTATTTGATTTGGCAAATGCTTCAGAAGAGCAGGTTTTAAAACTTTGGCAGGGGTTAGGGTATTATTCACGTGCCCGAAATTTGCATAAAACAGCTCAATATGTTGCCAACGAGCTCAACGGTGTTTTTCCTCCTAACTATAAAGAACTTTTAAAATTAAAGGGTGTTGGAGAATATACAGCCGCAGCGATTGCCTCCTTTTCTTATAATGAGACTGTTCCTGTAGTTGATGGAAATGTATTCAGAGTGCTTTCTCGTTATTTTGATATTGAATCTGATATTGCTTCGCCTGCAACTAAAAAAGAGTTTACAGAACTGGCTTATGAATTAATGCCAAAGGATAACCCGGCTATTTTTAATCAGGCGATAATGGAGTTCGGAGCTTTACAATGCGTGCCTAAAAGCCCTGATTGTACGATATGTGACTTTAATGATAGCTGTGCGGCATTGCAAAAGAAAAAGGTAGCCGTTTTGCCGGTTAAGTCTAAGAAAGTTAAGGTAACTAATCGTTTCTTTAATTATCTCATTGTAGAAGACGCTTTAGGGAATACCATACTTCAAAAAAGAACGGCAAAAGGAATCTGGCACAATCTGTATGAATTTCCGCTTTTGGAAACGGATAAAATTGTAGACTTTGATGTGGTTTCGAAAGCAGTCATAGACACTGTTTTTTCATCGTATACAATTATAGGTATAGAAGATTATGCAGAAAGTACTGTTATTCATAAACTTTCGCACCAACATCTGCACATACAGTTCTGGAAGGTTAAAATTGAGGGTTTAATAGAAAACGGCTTGAAATCCAGTGATTTAAATGTTTTTCCTTTTCCAATTGTGATTCATAATTTTCTGGAAAAGCAGGAAATAATTTGCTAAAATAATGTATCTTTGGGATAAATACCACTAACAAACTATGAACGGAACATTAAATAAAGTGATGTTAATCGGCCATTTAGGCGACGATGTAAAAATGCATTATTTTGAGGGAGGAAACTGCATCGGGCGTTTTCAATTGGCTACAAACGAAGTTTATATCAATAAAACGACCAATGAAAAAATAACTTCAACCGAATGGCACAATTTAGTTGTGCGTAATAAAGCGGCCGAAATTTGCGAAAAATATTTGTCGAAAGGAGACAAGATATTTATTGAAGGACGTATAAAATCACGTCAATGGCAAGCCGAAGATGGTACTACAAAATATACCACAGAAATTCAGGTGACTGAGTTTACTTTCTTGAATACCAAAAAAGAAACCGGAAATCATAAACCTAATCAAGACAGTGAGTCACCAAAAAACACTAACTTTGACGCAGCAAATGAAGGCTTACCTATAAATGATTTGCCTTTTTGAATGTATAACTAATTCTTTTTAATTTGGACCCGGAGCCCAGTTTGTTTCTTAATACGACAGTAGACATCAATTTGATAATTGGTTTTGTCGGAATATTTATTTTGCTGTTTTTATCAGCGATAGTTTCAGGTGCCGAAGTGGCACTTTTCTCTTTGTCTCAAAAAGATATCGACGATACCTTGCAGGAGAATCATTCAAAAGGAAAAATTATCTCCAGACTTTTAGACAGGCCTAAGAAACTTCTCGCGACTTTATTAGTTGCCAATAATCTTTTTAATATCGCGACTGTTATTCTGTTTTCCTTTACAGGCCGGAATATTTTTGGAGCCATAGAGTCTCCGGCTCTTAAGTTTATTCTCGAGATTGTTTTGGTTACTTCGCTAATCTTGCTGTTCGGGGAAGTACTCCCTAAAGTTTATGCGAGCCGTAACAATGTAAAATTTGCAAAACGTACCGCCTATCCATTGGCAGTATTAGATAAATTACTCACACCAATCAGTTTGCCGATGCGGAGTGTTACGCTATATTTGCATCATAAATTAGGGAAGCAGAAGAATAGTTTTTCTGTAAATCAGCTTTCTCAAGCCTTGGAATTGACAGATTCAGAAGGTACATCAACAGAAGAGCAAAAAATACTGGAAGGGATCGTGTCTTTTGGTAATACTGATACCAAGCAGGTAATGAGCCCGAGAATTGATATTTTTGCTTTAGAAATGTCAGAACCTTTTTCCGGGATTTGTCCTAAAATAATAGAAAAAGGCTTTTCGAGAATTCCGGTGTATCGCGACAATATAGACCAGATAGAAGGCGTTTTGTTTGTCAAGGATTTGTTGCCGCATATTGATAAGGAAGAATTTGACTGGACCTCTTTAATCAGAAAAGCATTTTTTGTTCCGGAGAACAAGAAACTGGATAATTTACTGAAGGATTTTCAGAGCCTTAAAAGCCATTTAGCGATAGTGGTGGATGAATATGGCGGAACGTCAGGATTAGTTTCTCTGGAAGACGTTATTGAGGAGATTGTAGGGGATATCAGTGACGAGTTTGACGACGAGAATCTGAATTTCTCTCAGATAGATGAAAAGAATTTTCTTTTTGAAGGAAAAATTAATCTCAAGGATTTTTACAGAATCGTAGAGGTTAATGAAGAAATCTTTGAATCTCATAAAGGTGAAGCCGAGACATTGGCCGGATTCATTTTAGAGATTTTGGGGAATTTCCCTAAAAAAGATCAAAAAGTAGCGTTCGAAAACTGTGTTTTTACTATAGAAACAGTTGATAAGAAGCGTATAAAACAAATAAAAGTAACAATAGATTAAGAATGCTAAAAAAGACCATTTCACTAGCAACAATTTTACTGACATTGACTGTTTTAAGTTGTAAAGATGATGTAGTGCCAAAACCTGCCGGTTTCCTTCGTTTGGACTATCCTGAAGCCAAATATGTAGGTTTTGAAAACAATTGCCCTTTTACTTTTGAAATGAATGAAGCGGCCGTAATCAAAGGAGAGAAAAATTGCGGATTTGCAATTACCTATCCAAAAATGAAAGCTACGATTTACCTTACTTATAAACCGGTACATGGAGATATAGTGAAATTGCTCAAAGATGCTCAGAAGTTAACCTACGAGCATGTTATTAAGGCAGATGATATTTTAGAACAGCCCTATTTAAACCCTCAAAAAAAGGTTTACGGAATGTTTTACCGCGTAGACGGAAATGCCGCTACAAACTCACAATTTTACGTTACAGACAGTACAAAACACTTTATTACAGGATCGGTTTATTTTTATGCGAAGCCTAATTTCGATTCGGTTATGCCGGCCGCAAGTTACATCAGAAATGATATGCAAAGGCTAATGGAAACGTTAAAGTGGAAATAAAAGATACACTCAATTTTATACTGCCCTCAAAAAGTTGGACGCTATTTGGGGGCATTTTATTTGAAAACCTTTTTTGGGTTTTTAAAGATCGAATTTTGGATCAATCCGTAAACCTGTGAACTGAGAAAATTTACGATCAGGTATAAAAATTGCGGATGAAGCGGGCTGAAAGCCCAAAAGAAAAACGAGCATAGTGCAACGCACTATGAACTAAATAAATTGGGAGTATTGCCCTGAAGGGGCAAAAGCAGATTTATGCGATATTGATTTCAAATTTTATTTTCCACAACTCAGGAAGCTGAAAAAGCATCATTTATAAACTGTTGAAGTCCTGCTTCTTCGAGGATCTCAATCGAGAATTCTCCAAAACGTTTCGGAAGCCATATAATTCTAACGCCACTTGGAGAGTTAAGGCTTTCTCGTGACAGCGCATTTCCGTTTTCATCCTCTGGCTGTACGCCTGAATTGATCAATTCATCAAAAGCGGCTTCGATATCGGGAGTGGAATAGCAGTGACGATAAATTGTTCCTTCGCCTTTTGTCTCCAGTAAATTTTTTAGATTTCCGGAAAAAGGCTGTACCAGCATAAACCGTTCCTGACCAATTCTTACAACGGCATATACAACGTGTAACTCATCTCTCTCCCAGGTGAATTTTTTTGAGATCTCTGCTCCGAGGATCTTCGCGTAATAGTCGCAGGCTGATTGCAGATCGTTAACTAAAATGTCTATGTGGCTA
This window encodes:
- a CDS encoding ribonuclease E/G; amino-acid sequence: MNKELIIRSSSEAVDFALLKDGKLIELHKEEEKSNFQVGDIFIAKIRKPVAGLNAAFVNVGFEKDAFLHYHDLGPNLASQLKFIKLVSAGKIKDFSLKTFQFEKEIDKDGIITDILSANQSVLVQVVKEPISTKGPRISAELSLAGRFIVLVPFSDRVSISQKIEDKKEKDRLKKLVLSIKPKGFGVIVRTVAEGKNVAELEKDLQNLLGRWTAMCKKLPTAHHPSKVLGELNRASSILRDVFNDTFSGIQIDDEELYHQTKEYLQEIAPSKQSIVKFYQSNDTPIFEKYNIERQIKTSFGRTVSMSKGAYLIIEHTEALHVIDVNSGNRSNKATNQEDTAMEVNMIAAAEIARQLRLRDMGGIIVVDFIDMSNPENRKVLFDFLREEMSDDKAKHKILPPSKFGLVQITRQRVRPEVNIKTREEDPNNEHGEIEAPILIIDKISSDLDRILKTHKKVVLNVHPFVAAYLSKGFPSLRSKWFFEHKKWVKIIPRDAYTYLEYHFYDKKGNVISE
- a CDS encoding single-stranded DNA-binding protein, which encodes MNGTLNKVMLIGHLGDDVKMHYFEGGNCIGRFQLATNEVYINKTTNEKITSTEWHNLVVRNKAAEICEKYLSKGDKIFIEGRIKSRQWQAEDGTTKYTTEIQVTEFTFLNTKKETGNHKPNQDSESPKNTNFDAANEGLPINDLPF
- the pbpC gene encoding penicillin-binding protein 1C — encoded protein: MKKKLIAFSQRIINWIKKNKIKSAIAFVLLLIYYFSIPRTLFKEPYSTVIESKEGELLGAKIAPDGQWRFPAQDSVPDKFKKCIVYFEDEYFYKHPGFNPVAMVNAIKQNQKAGKVVRGGSTLTQQVIRLSRKGKGRTYFEKLIEMILATRLELGYSKDEILELYAAHAPFGGNVVGLEMASWRYFGVQSNQLSWAENATLAVLPNAPSLIYPGKNQIKLLNKRNRLLLKLHKEGVIDQQTYELAIEEPLPQKPYDLPQIAPHLLQRAAKDQKGTRVKTTIDYALQNRVNQIARYYYNQYKQNEVHNLAILVIDVSNRNVISYVGNAPTDKDHQKDVDIIEAPRSTGSILKPLLYAGMLDDGELLPNTLVADIPTQIAGYTPQNFNLTFDGAVPAHRALSRSLNIPSVLMLQEFGVNKFYEELQKFKLKDINKTPDHYGLSLILGGAESNLWDLCRTYANLSSTLNYYVKNQAQYRTNEFTELNYKSNFEPDFGSESDQKNILGAGSIWSAYNAMEEVNRPEGDEAWKFYDSSLKIAWKTGTSFGNRDAWAIGTNSRYVVGIWVGNATGEGRPTLTGVTSAAPILFDVFNLLPRQRWFQTPYKDLAEVEVCRLSGYLAKDGCPKIKQWVPKKGKSTSVCPYHKTVHLNSTGQFQVNSSCESIDNIVTKNWFVLPPVMAWYYKSQHIEYLPLPPFKEGCQGTQTTTMDFIYPKTNGKIYLTKDFNSKVQPVILKVAYSEREKELFWYVDDVYKATTKTFHELPVTPTSGTHYITVVDASGNEIRRKIEIVRE
- a CDS encoding DUF2798 domain-containing protein, with protein sequence MNKKYFKYINTLFVVIPMTLIMAFVGLMRNYGFGEDWFLKFLKAWSVMLPVAYIAAFIIIPNARKLAEKTTTGS
- a CDS encoding HU family DNA-binding protein; protein product: MTKADIVAKISEKLGLEKGDVQATVETFMEEVKTSLETGDNVYLRGFGSFIVKTRAEKTGRNISKNTTIKIPAHNIPAFKPAKVFVEGVKTNNEAK
- a CDS encoding Crp/Fnr family transcriptional regulator, which codes for MKEQLANYIKSIITVTEEELVVILSYFKSSTAEKNELLVVHGQTNQRSFFVGSGCLRIYFITEDGQEATRYLAFENNFATALCSFISNEPSLEFIQALEPTELLYISSSDFYYLLEVIPAWEKFYRYYLEKAYVNNTNRLMSFLTLDATERYKQLMSINPQIIQRLSNRIVATYLNISQETLSRLKSKRY
- a CDS encoding gliding motility-associated protein GldE, translating into MDPEPSLFLNTTVDINLIIGFVGIFILLFLSAIVSGAEVALFSLSQKDIDDTLQENHSKGKIISRLLDRPKKLLATLLVANNLFNIATVILFSFTGRNIFGAIESPALKFILEIVLVTSLILLFGEVLPKVYASRNNVKFAKRTAYPLAVLDKLLTPISLPMRSVTLYLHHKLGKQKNSFSVNQLSQALELTDSEGTSTEEQKILEGIVSFGNTDTKQVMSPRIDIFALEMSEPFSGICPKIIEKGFSRIPVYRDNIDQIEGVLFVKDLLPHIDKEEFDWTSLIRKAFFVPENKKLDNLLKDFQSLKSHLAIVVDEYGGTSGLVSLEDVIEEIVGDISDEFDDENLNFSQIDEKNFLFEGKINLKDFYRIVEVNEEIFESHKGEAETLAGFILEILGNFPKKDQKVAFENCVFTIETVDKKRIKQIKVTID
- the mutY gene encoding A/G-specific adenine glycosylase: MNFSNVLIKWYLQNKRDLPWRKTTNPYHIWLSEIMLQQTRVAQGTPYFFAFTKEFPTVFDLANASEEQVLKLWQGLGYYSRARNLHKTAQYVANELNGVFPPNYKELLKLKGVGEYTAAAIASFSYNETVPVVDGNVFRVLSRYFDIESDIASPATKKEFTELAYELMPKDNPAIFNQAIMEFGALQCVPKSPDCTICDFNDSCAALQKKKVAVLPVKSKKVKVTNRFFNYLIVEDALGNTILQKRTAKGIWHNLYEFPLLETDKIVDFDVVSKAVIDTVFSSYTIIGIEDYAESTVIHKLSHQHLHIQFWKVKIEGLIENGLKSSDLNVFPFPIVIHNFLEKQEIIC